TTGTTCAAGATGTTGGCCGCCCAGGTCAGGACCAGTACGAAGAAGAAGTAGGAAATCACCAGCGCACTGGTGAAGTGACCGCTGCTGTTGCGCATGTTGTTCAGGTACACCTGCAGGGTTTCATAGCGGGTGCCGACGAGGATGTTGGCAAACACGAACTCGCCGAACAGGAACGAGAACGACAGCAACAGCGCCACCATCAGGCCCTTGCGCAGGTTCGGCAACACCACCAGGAACGCGGCCTGGAAGGTGCTGGCACCGAGCAGTTGGGCGGCGTCCATCAGGTCGCGCAGGTTGATGGCTTGCAGGTTGTTGGTGATCGCCCGGTACATGAACGGCAGGGCGACGGTGAAGTAGCAGCCGATCAGGATCCACGGCGTACCCACCATCGCCAGCGGCCCGGAGCCGTAGAGTTGCAGCAGCCCCACCGACGACACCACTGGCGGCACCGCGAAGGGCAGCAGGATGAGGATGTTCATCAGCGCGTCGAGCCTGGGGAAGTGGTAGTGCACCACGAACAGCAACGGCAGGATCAACACCACCGAGAGCACCAGCGCGCCGACGCAGACCAGCAGCGATTGGCCGAAGGCGTGGAGAAAACGCGGATCGCTCCACAACTGCACATACCATTTGAACGTGAAGCCGCTGGGTAGCACGGTGGCCGACCAGCTGCTGGCGATGGAGTAGACGAGCGTGCCGGCCAGGGGCAGCAGCAGGATGGCGAACAGCACGTACACCACCACCCGATGGTAGAGCCCGACGGAGCCCGGTTCAGCG
The sequence above is drawn from the Pseudomonas sp. St316 genome and encodes:
- a CDS encoding ABC transporter permease, coding for MSRAEPGSVGLYHRVVVYVLFAILLLPLAGTLVYSIASSWSATVLPSGFTFKWYVQLWSDPRFLHAFGQSLLVCVGALVLSVVLILPLLFVVHYHFPRLDALMNILILLPFAVPPVVSSVGLLQLYGSGPLAMVGTPWILIGCYFTVALPFMYRAITNNLQAINLRDLMDAAQLLGASTFQAAFLVVLPNLRKGLMVALLLSFSFLFGEFVFANILVGTRYETLQVYLNNMRNSSGHFTSALVISYFFFVLVLTWAANILNKDKSQ